The following are encoded together in the Glycine soja cultivar W05 chromosome 5, ASM419377v2, whole genome shotgun sequence genome:
- the LOC114411231 gene encoding uncharacterized protein LOC114411231 — MTLFEEEVEDEDRDKWIVWFDGASNALGHGVKEVLVSLDKQYIPFMARLCFDCTNNIAEYKTCALGIRAAINFWVNLLKVYGNSTLIIHQLKGEWETRDHKLVPYQAYIKKLMEFLDDISFHHIPREENQMVDALTTLASMFKVSLHEDLPYIEFKCRSEPAHCCLIEEEEDGKPWYFNIKRYIEDKEYPPKASNNDKRMLRRLAAGFLLSGNILYKRNHDMVLLRRVDARKAEQMLIEVHEGSFGTHANGHAMARKILGAGYYWLTMERNCCVHVRKCHKCQTFADNVNAPPVPLNVLVEPWPFSMWVIDVIGAIKPKASNGHCIILIAIDYFTKWVEAASYASVPRNMVQKDHKGKWASNYEGSFVVKKAFSRGALLLMNMDNKDLPSPVNSDIVKRYYA; from the exons ATGACCTTGTTTGAGGAGGAGGTCGAGGATGAGGACCGGGAtaagtggatcgtgtggttcGATGGTGCGTCTAATGCACTAGGCCATGGGGTCAAGGAAGTATTGGTTTCCCTAGACAAACAATATATACCTTTCATGGCTAGGTTGTGTTTCGATTGCACAAACAATATAGCAGAGTACAAGACATGTGCCCTGGGGATCCGAGCAGCAATCAACTTTTGGGTCAACTTACTCAAGGTATACGGGAACTCGACATTGATAATTCATCAGTTGAAAGGTGAATGGGAGACCAGGGACCACAAATTGGTACCTTACCAGGCTTACATCAAGAAGTTGATGGAATTCCTTGATGACATATCTTTTCATCACATTCCTAGAGAGGAAAATCAGATGGTCGACGCCCTTACCACTCTAGCGTCTATGTTCAAAGTGAGCCTGCACGAAGATTTgccatacatcgaattcaaatgtCGTAGTGAGCCTGCACATTGTTGTTtgatagaagaagaagaggatggtaagccttggtacTTCAATATCAAACGATACATTGAAGACAAGGAATACCCGCCTAAGGCCTCTAACAATGACAAGAGGATGTTACGAAGGTTGGCAGCTGGTTTCCTCCTGAGTGGAAATATCTtgtacaagagaaaccatgacatggtgtTGCTTCGGCGTGTGGATGCAAGAAAGGCTGAACAAATGCTAATAGAGGTGCATGAGGGATCCTTTGGTACGCATGCCAATGGACATGCCATGGCCCGAAAGATTTTGGGAGCAGGGTATTATTGGCTCACTATGGAGAGAAATTGTTGTGTTCATGTTAGGAAATGCCATAAGTGTCAGACCTTCGCTGATAATGTTAATGCTCCACCTGTACCATTGAACGTCTTGGTAGAACCTTGGCCATTCTCTATGTGGGTCATAGACGTGATCGGGGCCATCAAACCCAAGGCTTCCAACGGGCATTGCATCATCTTAATCGCcattgattacttcaccaagtgggtgGAAGCAGCTTCATATGCTAGCGTGCCTAGGAATATG GTTCAAAAGGATCACAAAGGGAAATGGGCCTCGAATTATGAAGGGTCgtttgttgtaaagaaggctttCTCAAGAGGAGCGTTGTTGCTTATGAACATGGATAACAAAGATCTGCCTTCGCCTGTGAATTCTGACATTGTCAAGCGGTATTATGCGTGA